Below is a window of Nicotiana tabacum cultivar K326 chromosome 19, ASM71507v2, whole genome shotgun sequence DNA.
ACTATTTATTGGTGTAAAATTTATTCCATAGAATAAATAACAAAGTAGTGGCATAATAAAATTATAGAACATGGTTGGTGGTTATAAAATTTAACTTGTGGTGGATAATTAATAGTAGATCATGGCATTAGTGGTTTCATGAGTTACTCCAAAGATGATGACCACTTTCTTGCCAATTTATAGCCACTACCTTACaagaaataatacactttaatattataattttaatattaggTAACAACAATATTAAGTAAATATACCAATGATACTATCAGTAGGTGTTCATACAATATTTGAAAGAATATTTAAGCCTcaagttttaaaatataattgaaaaCTGAAGTTGTATTTGTCCATAAACTTTATTTTGAAGAGAATTAGTGAAAGTACAAATTTTGCGTGTGAAAATCATTAATTAACTTAAAATACttattatattaaactttaatattttaaaatacttaaaatttactcattatttatttcctttcatccCAATTTGTTACCTCCTGAGTAGTGTACTCCTTTTACTCCAACCCAATTGAATTAAGTTCTCTTCGCTCATCACGTCACTGCCTTTACAAGAAAGATGAGTACTGTCGACGCCAATGCACAGTCATCCTCCTCCCTCATCAAAGATTTCCTCCACAAATGCGGCGGGGTTGCCGTGATCGACGGCGGCTTTGCGACGGAGCTGGAACGTCATGGCGCCGACCTCAATGATCCTCTTTGGAGCGCTAAATGTCTCCTCACTGATCCTCACCTCGTCCGCGCCGTATGCCTCTTTGGAGTTTAATACTGTATTAAACTTAGCTTAATAGATGTTTTTAAATAGTATAATATTTAGTTCACTGACCTTTTCGTATTCTCTTAACAATAATATTTAGACTTTCACTTGTTATGCTTATTAAATAGAGTGGATATAGGGAAAAGGATTACAATTTCAGTTCAGTTCTGTAGGATGTTTTAGCTTTACAGTAACTGGTATGTGGATAAGTCGGACCACCATTTGGATTAATTATTAGGAGTCGATGTTAATCTTGCTGAGTGGGTCATCTTGTGGGTTTCTAGATTTTAAAAGTTACTACTTTATGGGTGAAGACATGGGCTTATCTGTAGGAGTATAAGGAGTGTGTTGTAGGCGGCATTATTATCTTGCACACTGCTAAACTCATGCTTTTCCCAGGAATCATCAATTTCAGAAAAATTAAGTAGAGAGTAATATCATAAAATGTGAGATTTTTGAGCCAAAACAATGTTTTAGTTATGAAACAAACAACTGAAGTATTTGATTCCTCTCAAAAACTTTCTTAAAAAactgaggaggaggaggagattgTAGTTATTCTCCTCCATCTTGCTTTAGCACTAAGGCAAAATCCAATTAGTTCGAACTGATAGTGACTAAAAAAGAGATAAATGATTAAATAGAAAAGGAGGCTTTAATTAATCTGCTAAATCATTAGTTTTATATGATActtaaacaaaattaattgtaTCTTCCTTTAATCTGTCTTTTCGGTCTAGCTATCACCTTCAAGCATCCAGTAGACCTAACAGAAAAGCTTAACACTTCATCCTCTTGTTTTTTTATACTCTTTCTTTCTCGCTTGCCCCATTTGTTGCGAAAATGCTGTAAAAAAATCACTTATCTCTtctttatataaattgaaacctTGCAACTAATGCATGCTGCTGGACGGCCGGAGaagttcttgttttcttttatggATTTCACGTCGCCAATTCTTTGTGGCGAAATATGTATAGAGGCACTAAATTTAGAGGAAATACTTTGGTTATTTTGAAGTGTTACCATGTCTACAATCTCCCATTTAATTTTGAATGTGATGACATCCTTATCCTTATGACTAGTTAAAAGCTCTTGGCAAAAACTAAGAGCCTGTTTGGATGGGCTTAAAAGCTGGTTTGGCAACCAAAATCTGGCAACTGGCAATCTTTTCTTTGATTCTTTCCCTTTTTGGTATCCTATGTGGATTTGTTGTAGGGTTTAGACTATGAATCTCATCACATCTGAAAAGCTTCGCTGGAAAAGCTTGAGAACTTAGTGTAATTTCACCATTCCCAGATATTTGCTGTACATGAAGTTTTTCTCTTTGTACTATTACATGGCTTATTGGTGTACTAAATAGAGCAGGTACACTTGGATTACCTTGAAGCTGGTGCAGATATTATACTCAGTTCATCTTATCAGGTACTGCTTTTGTCATTTGCAACCATTGTTCCTCTCTCTACCTCTTATGCAAAATTGATTGCGCATGGATGCATCTTAAATTCTATCTATATCCTTGTGACTAGTTTCAAGTCTTCTCATATTTGGACAGGCAACTATCCAGGGGTTTAAGGCCAAAGGATATTCCCTAGAAGAAAGTGAATTCTTGCTCAAAAGGAGTGTTGAGATTGCGTGTGAAGCACGAGATGTGTACTATACTAGATGCTGTAAATCTTCGTCTGATCATAGCACTGATGGAAAGGTTCTCAAACAGCGTCCTATCTTAGTTGCAGCATCTGTTGGGAGTTATGGGGCCTATTTAGCTGATGGTTCTGAATACAGGTAGTTTTCAGAAGAATTAGCACTTTATTCCTCTTTCTTTCTCTGGTCTGATGTGATTTCTGTGCTAGGACCTATGGTTTTTTATGGGATGTAAGGATGGTTAGCTACTTGTTCCTTATAGGCATTTTCTGAGAATCCGTTACCTTATTTGCCTTGTGTCTTGTTAAGGCTTGTCGTGCTTGTTAACTTTTGATATTTCGTGCATTAAAGTGCATTCTGGGAATACATGGCCCGAGCAGAACTACTCTTCAGTTTGTTGTCATCTCAAGGTTAAAGAATAAGATTTGTCTCACTAACACCCATAAAGTGCTTCTCACAATTCTCTCCTGGTGTCGTTAACATTTTCCCTTCCTCTTAAGCACCAACTGGTAGTAGCTTCTCATGCATGTGAACTGACTTACTTATCAAAATGCAGTGGGGAATATGGAGATGCAATTGATCTCAAGTTTCTAAAGGATTTTCATCGAAGAAGGGTTCAGCTTCTTGCAGAATCTGGTGCTGATCTAATAGCTTTTGAGACTGTGCCAAATAAACTAGAAGCACAGGTATGGTCGTTGTGGGTTATATATTTAGAGGAAATCTTTTAAAACTACTTATTGTCTTACTACTACTAGAAGTTAGTGGTATCCCTTCTGTTATCATTCTCTATGAATTGCTGTGGACAATAATTATCTGCGACACGGCTATTTGTGACAAGGAAATTTTTTTTCTACCACAGTATAATGTGGGAAAGCCTATTCTGGTTTAGTAgcttgttttcttttgttaagatGTTGAGATTGACAACTATTAGCACCTATGCAGGCTTTTGTTGAGCTTCTTGAGGAAGAAGACATAAAGACTCCTGCCTGGCTATCCTTCAACTCTAAAGATGGTATAAATGTTGTTAGTGGTGATTCTTTATCAGAATGTGCTGCAATTGGTGAATCATGTGGAAAGGTTTTAGCTGTTGGAATCAACTGTACTCCTCCTAGATTTATTCTGGATCTTATTCGATCCATCAATCAGGTAATTTTTTAGCTACAATTCCTGTCTACAATTCCACGGTTCCAAgccgtgaaaacagcctcttgcagaaattcagggtaaggctgcgtacaatagacccttgtggtccggcccttccccggaccctgcgcatagcgggagcttagtgcaccgggctgccctttttctgtttttctttttaccaGAGTTGTTTATCAATTTGGGATTTTACATGGACACTTTTAATGGCTGCTTATGCTTACTAGAGAAGATGAATATCTGTAACAATAAATGAATTCATTATTTATCGTTCCAATCTGCTTTATGAAACTCAAGACTGCAACAGCTTGTCAACTGAGAAACTCTTCCAGTCTGTTTTACAAGCTGAACCTGTCAGTCAAGTGACATGATCAAAACAAGTTAAACCTGGTATAACGAAACCTTATATTTGCCAAAAACTGCATCTTTAGTTCCTTGTTCTATCTCCAAATCAAGAAAGGAGCTCATCAGGTTCATGGCAAATCCCACATTATTGCCTTGTCTCACCACCTATCCAGAGGTTCATTATTTCATTCTTATACTTAGTTTCAATGCAGACCCATAAGGAAGAGAGGAACTGCAGAGGAGAACTGGTTTTACTTACACACAGAAACATACGTTTCTGTTATACTGCATGGGAACATATTCGGCAATTTTGGGCCTATAACACCTGCTTATCATGGACTATAATGCCTTCATTGTCTTGGACTAATGCCTCCACTGACAGGGGTCATGGAGCCATGTGTGTGTCCTGTTGAAGGTCTATTCTTGGATGCTTCTCATTTTTTATCTATGAATACATGCAGGTATGTTAGGTCTTGCAATGCTAGCAGTTCAAAGGCGAAAGCTAGCTACATTGAACAAGTATCCTAACTTTAATATGGACTAGGTGAATAATGAATTAAGGATATGGAGGACAATTATTTCGAGAGAAAatgatttttcttattttttctcttGTTTGGATTTTAGGCGGAAAATAACAAGTAAATTCGTCTTTTAAATGTTAGCGGGTCCTTGCTCTTTCCTTTTGTCAAACCAGACAAGCAAATGGATAATTTTGAAGTAATGCTTAGGTTGCTTATTGTTCTCGGTAActttttcttatttacttaacACTAGCTATTTGTATAAATATATTCTTATAGTCTTCTTATTTTTACTTGCATTTCTCAGGTAACAACAAAACCAATCCTTATATACCCCAACAGTGGTGAGAGTTACGATGGTGATCGGAAGGAGTGGGTGGTGAGTAGTCCTCAGACTTTCTGCTTTTAAACTGTACCTATTGACTCACACTGAAAAAGCTTATTGATTCTCATTGATTTACAAAACAATTACGTGTTTATCCCTAGTCAGTGGTTTGTAGGAAAGAAACTATATCATCTCCTTTCTTGCAGAAAACATGGAGCGGAGACCCATAAACCTTGATGAGTTTCTTTCTCTTTATTGTGAATGTTGAGTTATTTGAGGTCAATATCCTTGAAAAACGCCACTTTCATCTTCACCTTTAGACTCTACACTTAttaattgatgatattatggCCTACAACCTCTGTTACTCTCAATATTCAAGCATTAATgtgttttaaaaaaattcaagcaTCAATGTgaaaattttccattttcttaTTTAGGTAGCTTAAAGGTGCTGTCTGAAgcgcaaaagaagaagaaagatgtttcAATACAGCAAAGAAATCTAAATCTGAATCTTCAAGAAGTAAAATGAAACTAAAACTGAAAGTTCTGCTCACGAAATAACTGGGGAAGAGCCACTTCAGCTTcatttgttttccttgaaaaacaaaaaacagTTTAGGCCCTTGGGCTTAATACAACCACGAATTTCTAGAGGACTTTTTGTGCTGTATGCAGTTCATTCAATCCAGAAGAAATATTAATCATAAGCTGTATAGCCGTATGGTTTTTGGATGTTCTTACTAATATCTATGCTGTAATTACTTCAGATTTATCCTCCTGATATTCTTTCCTCTATGTTGCAGCGTAATACTGGGATAGCAGATGAAGATTTTGTTCCTTATGTTAATAAATGGTGTGAGGCAGGAGCATCCCTAGTAGGAGGTTGCTGCAGAACTACTCCGAATACCATTAGAGAAATACACCATGCACTCTCCAGCCGACGTACTGTCTAATCCGAGGAGAACAAAATAGGGGCATCTAACTTAAAAACAAGACAAGATCTTGTGTCTAGTTCGAAAGAATTGTTTCCATCTCTAGTAAAACTGGATGGCCTACATTTGAGAAGAGGTTTCTGCCCTAACTGGAGTCAGGGCAGTAAAACGTCCTCCGATCGACCTAGGCTTTTTGTCAGTGGTGTAACATATTTGTGGTACGCGCAGGGTGTTCAAAAGATCCTGCAAGAACCATAACTATCTGCAAGGATTTGAGCACTTGTAATCTGTAGTTTCTCATTGAATGTACTGTTCTATCTATTTTACTACCAACAAGAACCATAACtattttgtattattattgtGTTTAGAACTTCACTTTTCCCATATTGGAAGTTCCAAGATTTTAACCCTGATCTTACCAATTATGAAAACCGAAGTTACCTAATGATTGATGGCCACCGTGGCAACTTGAAAAAGCTACTGTTTGTGTGAAACAAAAATAATGGTCCATTTTATGTGATACCATTTGACTAAGCGTGAAGTTCAAAATCTTAACTTGACTATGTAGtgtgaaaaatattaaaatagttAGGACAGAAAATACCGtatcaaatttaaagaatttaatttCATAAAATATGTTAAATTTAGAATGATATTGTTAACTATCAGTAATAAGGGATGTCCCAGAATTGGAAGTGTCTCAGACAAAACCGCCTTGGCGGGAACAGTTGTATCGAAATGAAAAGAGTAATATAAAAATTGAACCAAGGGAGTTGCTATTTTTGTAGAATACCTTAAGCTACACAATGTACTCCCCTTTCGCTTCCCCAACTCCAACAGCCCACCAAACAAAAAGCTACACATGAACACTTTTTGCACAACCTAGGACTTGAGAACTAAACAAGAAAAAAAGCAAAGCCACTAGAAAGTACCGATATTGAGTATCAGATGGATAATTGACCATCAACTTCGATTAGATTTTTCTGTTGATACTCGTGCAATGACAATGTCTAGCAAGACAATGGAAGTATCAATGTATCATACATTCATTTTCAAGTTGACAACAGCATTTCTGGATATAGCGCGTGCACGATTGTCATAGCCAACTTTCACACCCCTTTACATTATAAAAATGCTAAAAAAAGGACAGCTGATGAATCAGGCATCAAAACCAGAGTAAACACCATTATCCCTAAGCAACCTCTTTTCCTCTTCAACATAGCTCTTCCCTCTGCTAGCCTGACCAAGAtctctcttcctcttttctttctGTGAGAAAGAaaagtttttcctctctttctgaGTTCGTGCGTGAACCAGTTCCTCTGCTTCCTGAAGTGCAGCCCTCGTCTTCTGGCGCTCCTGATAAGTTTCTTCCTTCTCTTTTTCCCGAGTTTCCTTCCCTTTTGACCAAGACCAATTCTGCTCCTGATCTGGCTCCTTGGGTGGTGGAACTTTCAAGACAGACAATCCACCTTTATACCCATGGCGGCTTAGAGCTTCAAAGTCCACAGCTTTGCTCTTCCGCTTTGCAAACTCAGCTGAACATAGGCAAAGTTGAATCGTTATGCATCAAGCAATTGAATTTTTGCTGGGATATAGGACGATATACTACTTTGAAAACTGAGTGAAGCAGGTCCAACAACAAAGGTAGACTCCTAAGTCATTTATACAGTGGTAGATGTAGCCTTCAGCAGTATGTGGGAGCATCAACTGCCTTCGGCTTGAACTTTAAATACATGttgaaattactttttttttggaTAACCGTGGTGTCCTACCCAGCTTGCGCGCACATCTGAAGTCTCAATCCACTTTATTGAtca
It encodes the following:
- the LOC107796068 gene encoding homocysteine S-methyltransferase 2 isoform X2: MSTVDANAQSSSSLIKDFLHKCGGVAVIDGGFATELERHGADLNDPLWSAKCLLTDPHLVRAVHLDYLEAGADIILSSSYQATIQGFKAKGYSLEESEFLLKRSVEIACEARDVYYTRCCKSSSDHSTDGKVLKQRPILVAASVGSYGAYLADGSEYSGEYGDAIDLKFLKDFHRRRVQLLAESGADLIAFETVPNKLEAQAFVELLEEEDIKTPAWLSFNSKDGINVVSGDSLSECAAIGESCGKVLAVGINCTPPRFILDLIRSINQTHKEERNCRGELVLLTHRNIRFCYTAWEHIRQFWAYNTCLSWTIMPSLSWTNASTDRGHGAMCVSC
- the LOC107796068 gene encoding homocysteine S-methyltransferase 2 isoform X1 — its product is MSTVDANAQSSSSLIKDFLHKCGGVAVIDGGFATELERHGADLNDPLWSAKCLLTDPHLVRAVHLDYLEAGADIILSSSYQATIQGFKAKGYSLEESEFLLKRSVEIACEARDVYYTRCCKSSSDHSTDGKVLKQRPILVAASVGSYGAYLADGSEYSGEYGDAIDLKFLKDFHRRRVQLLAESGADLIAFETVPNKLEAQAFVELLEEEDIKTPAWLSFNSKDGINVVSGDSLSECAAIGESCGKVLAVGINCTPPRFILDLIRSINQVTTKPILIYPNSGESYDGDRKEWVRNTGIADEDFVPYVNKWCEAGASLVGGCCRTTPNTIREIHHALSSRRTV
- the LOC107796069 gene encoding uncharacterized protein LOC107796069 — encoded protein: MKRTMPWSDEEDDTSSDESSTLDTDTEDNLGFTKIDPKLSTTSKSSKDKSSQAEFAKRKSKAVDFEALSRHGYKGGLSVLKVPPPKEPDQEQNWSWSKGKETREKEKEETYQERQKTRAALQEAEELVHARTQKERKNFSFSQKEKRKRDLGQASRGKSYVEEEKRLLRDNGVYSGFDA